From Rhinatrema bivittatum chromosome 5, aRhiBiv1.1, whole genome shotgun sequence, the proteins below share one genomic window:
- the FAM136A gene encoding protein FAM136A, producing the protein MAEEQQRRVESAVDHMVKGLEREQIRKMQGKMFRCSADCCDNDTASMQQVHNCIERCHAPLAQAQSLVTNELERFQDRLARCTMHCNDKARDAFDAGSKEPQVKVQLETCITQCVDDHMNLIPSMTRKLKDTLTTTAK; encoded by the exons ATGGCCGAGGAGCAACAGCGACGAGTGGAGAGCGCGGTGGATCACATGGTGAAGGGGCTGGAGCGGGAGCAGATCCGCAAGATGCAG GGGAAGATGTTTCGCTGTAGTGCTGATTGCTGTGACAATGACACTGCCTCTATGCAACAGGTTCATAATTGCATAGAGCGCTGCCACGCACCCTTGGCCCAGGCACAATCTCTTGTAACCAACGAATTGGAGAGATTTCAG GATCGGCTGGCTCGTTGCACCATGCATTGCAATGACAAAGCCAGGGATGCCTTTGATGCAGGCAGCAAAGAGCCACAGGTGAAAGTGCAACTAGAGACCTGCATCACTCAGTGCGTGGATGATCACATGAACCTCATCCCCAGCATGACCAGGAAACTCAAGGATACACTGACTACAACTGCGAAGTAG
- the SNRPG gene encoding small nuclear ribonucleoprotein G, whose translation MSKAHPPELKKFMDKKLSLKLNGGRHVQGILRGFDPFMNLVIDECVEMASGGQQNSIGMVVIRGNSIIMLEALERV comes from the exons ATGAGCAAAGCGCACCCGCCGGAGCTGAAGAA GTTCATGGACAAAAAGTTATCAT TGAAGTTAAATGGCGGCAGACACGTCCAAGGAATCCTGCGAGGGTTTGATCCCTTCATGAATCTTGTAATAGATGAATGTGTGGAAATGGCATCAGGTGGACAACAGAACAGCATTGGAATGGTG GTAATACGAGGAAATAGCATCATCATGTTAGAAGCCTTGGAACGAGTATAG